The Paenibacillus sp. MBLB1832 genome has a window encoding:
- a CDS encoding ABC transporter permease — MKLSELIRMSLRTIISSPLRTFLTMLGVIIGVSSVVTLVSIGQGTSEQIAKQYENMGTNLLVVTATGNGRATQLNYDDLMNFENFPEFKSIAPTMTKNGSNIKYDRTQEKYNVIGTNDRYFDIIKAKIDKGRNLSPTDLEFRSNVAILGSEVAKKFFNTLDPVGESINIDGVVFNIIGTLKEKGSNIGGASVDSSVIVPLESARRQFKLGQIRTTYVEAPTKDDIYTAQETMKSYLTYKFKSDTGFVLTNQDELLKARTEATNTLTNQLVAVALISLLVGGIGIMNIMLVTVSERTREIGIRKSIGAKRRNILLQFLVEAVVISGMGGLIGLLLGIGFSYALPYFSPKQTTSLSFDVGLYSFLFSVLVGVIFGLYPANKASKLRPIDALRSD, encoded by the coding sequence ATGAAACTAAGTGAACTGATTCGGATGTCGCTGCGGACGATCATTTCAAGTCCATTGCGTACATTCCTGACCATGCTCGGCGTGATCATTGGCGTGAGCTCGGTCGTGACGCTGGTCTCGATCGGTCAAGGAACTTCCGAACAAATTGCCAAGCAATATGAGAATATGGGGACGAATCTGCTCGTTGTGACGGCGACGGGGAATGGACGCGCAACACAATTGAATTATGATGATCTCATGAATTTCGAGAACTTCCCTGAATTCAAATCCATTGCACCGACGATGACGAAGAACGGCTCCAATATTAAATACGATCGAACGCAGGAAAAATACAATGTCATCGGTACGAATGATCGTTATTTCGATATTATTAAAGCTAAGATCGATAAAGGACGAAATCTGTCACCTACCGATCTGGAATTTCGATCAAATGTGGCCATTCTCGGCAGCGAAGTCGCTAAGAAGTTCTTTAACACGTTAGATCCAGTAGGCGAATCGATCAACATTGATGGTGTCGTTTTCAATATTATTGGAACGCTGAAAGAGAAGGGGTCTAACATCGGCGGGGCCTCCGTGGATAGTTCAGTCATCGTACCGTTGGAATCAGCGAGACGTCAGTTCAAACTAGGGCAAATTCGGACAACGTACGTGGAAGCACCGACGAAGGACGATATTTACACCGCGCAAGAAACGATGAAGTCCTACCTGACGTACAAGTTCAAAAGCGATACAGGGTTCGTTCTTACGAATCAGGATGAACTGCTAAAAGCACGGACTGAAGCGACGAACACGCTTACGAATCAATTAGTGGCGGTTGCCTTAATTTCCCTCCTCGTTGGAGGCATCGGAATTATGAATATCATGTTAGTTACCGTCAGTGAACGTACGCGAGAGATTGGGATTCGCAAATCAATTGGTGCGAAGCGCCGTAATATTTTGCTGCAATTCCTGGTTGAAGCGGTTGTCATCAGCGGTATGGGCGGATTAATCGGATTGCTGTTAGGGATTGGCTTCTCCTATGCGCTACCTTACTTCAGCCCGAAACAGACGACTAGTCTTTCTTTTGACGTAGGACTCTATTCCTTCTTATTTTCTGTGCTGGTTGGTGTTATTTTCGGTCTCTACCCAGCGAACAAAGCATCCAAATTACGTCCAATAGACGCATTGCGTTCGGACTAA
- a CDS encoding ABC transporter substrate-binding protein has product MRSRKKWGFALSAVLLLSLIASACGTKTEVTTKVRIGEVTRSLFYAPQYVALSQGFFKDEGLDVELTTTPGGDKTMTALLSNAIDVALVGSETSIYVSQQGSDDPVINFAQLTQTDGTFLVARNKVENFDWNMLKGKVFLGQRKGGMPQMAGEFTLKKHNIDPQKDLQLIQNIEFANIVTAYASGTGEFVQLFEPQASIIEKEGKGFVLASFGVESGHLPYTVFMAKQSYMKANAGTIQKFTNAIQRAQKWVAAKSVDEITDAVLPYFKDIDVSIVKNVVKRYKEQGSYATDGIVDEAEWNNLLDVMSSAGELKERVAWSKLVNNSYAEKAKASVK; this is encoded by the coding sequence ATGAGGAGTCGTAAGAAATGGGGATTCGCCTTATCCGCAGTGCTGCTGCTTAGCTTAATTGCTTCAGCCTGCGGAACGAAAACGGAAGTAACAACGAAAGTACGCATTGGCGAGGTGACGCGTTCCTTGTTTTATGCGCCGCAATATGTGGCGTTATCGCAAGGATTTTTCAAGGATGAAGGACTGGATGTGGAATTGACAACGACGCCTGGCGGAGACAAAACGATGACCGCACTTCTCTCGAACGCAATCGATGTCGCTTTGGTCGGTTCGGAAACGTCCATTTATGTGTCACAACAAGGCTCGGACGATCCTGTCATTAATTTTGCGCAGCTGACCCAAACCGACGGTACATTCTTGGTTGCCCGCAATAAGGTTGAAAATTTTGATTGGAATATGCTGAAGGGGAAAGTGTTCTTGGGCCAAAGGAAGGGCGGCATGCCGCAAATGGCTGGCGAATTCACATTGAAGAAGCATAACATTGATCCGCAGAAGGATTTGCAGCTGATTCAGAATATTGAGTTCGCGAATATCGTCACGGCCTACGCTTCAGGAACAGGGGAATTTGTGCAGTTGTTTGAACCGCAAGCGTCCATCATCGAAAAAGAAGGCAAAGGCTTCGTGCTCGCCTCCTTCGGTGTAGAAAGCGGACATTTACCTTATACCGTCTTTATGGCGAAGCAAAGCTACATGAAGGCCAATGCTGGCACGATTCAGAAGTTCACGAATGCGATTCAGCGAGCTCAGAAGTGGGTAGCAGCCAAGAGTGTAGATGAAATTACGGATGCGGTACTGCCTTATTTTAAAGATATCGATGTCTCGATTGTGAAAAATGTTGTGAAACGCTACAAGGAGCAAGGCTCCTACGCAACGGACGGGATTGTCGATGAAGCGGAATGGAACAACTTGTTAGATGTGATGTCATCTGCTGGTGAGCTGAAAGAGCGAGTGGCGTGGAGTAAACTTGTGAACAATTCCTACGCTGAGAAAGCGAAAGCGAGCGTAAAATAA
- a CDS encoding carboxypeptidase M32, whose protein sequence is MTVAVEQGKLEAFKAYVRKMKQYEEAISLIYWDMRTGAPKKGIETRSEVVGELSTEVFRMSTSDEMGDYVTYFMQPALLAQLDPISRKMVEECKKDYDRSKKIPAEKYQAYVVLTSQAESAWEGAKHNSDWGSFQPYLEKIVATTQEFIELWGYEGHKYNTLLDMYEPGMTVEKLDEVFGSLREKAVPLLQRIAASPNQPNRSFLKQQFDIGKQKQFSLSILKQMQYDFEAGRLDETVHPFATALNPGDVRITTRYLPDDITSALFGTIHEGGHALYEQNISTDLVGTNLCSGTSMGIHESQSRFWENVIGRSQAFWQRYYGELQSTFAGQIDDVGVDDFYRAINHIEPSLIRIEADELTYNLHIMIRYELEKGLFSGTLAVADLPAAWNAKYEEYLGVTPANDGEGVLQDVHWSGGAFGYFPSYALGNMYAAQFTNTLRKELPNFDNLIAEGNLAPIKAWLTEKVYQHGKLLTPNEIIRKVTGEALNPDYLVAYLEDKYAKVYGI, encoded by the coding sequence ATGACTGTAGCCGTGGAGCAAGGAAAGCTGGAAGCGTTCAAAGCTTATGTCCGCAAAATGAAGCAGTACGAAGAAGCCATCTCATTGATTTATTGGGATATGCGGACAGGGGCCCCGAAGAAAGGGATCGAAACACGTTCCGAGGTCGTCGGAGAGCTGTCCACAGAAGTATTTCGGATGTCAACGTCAGATGAAATGGGGGACTATGTCACTTATTTTATGCAACCAGCGTTACTTGCGCAATTGGACCCGATTTCACGCAAAATGGTGGAAGAATGCAAAAAAGACTATGATCGCAGCAAAAAAATTCCTGCCGAAAAATACCAAGCCTATGTCGTGCTAACCTCTCAGGCGGAATCTGCTTGGGAAGGCGCGAAGCATAATTCGGATTGGGGTTCATTTCAACCGTATTTAGAGAAAATCGTCGCCACCACACAAGAATTCATCGAGCTTTGGGGCTATGAAGGCCATAAATATAACACCTTGTTAGATATGTACGAGCCTGGCATGACCGTGGAGAAATTAGATGAAGTGTTCGGTTCTCTGCGGGAAAAAGCAGTTCCACTTTTGCAACGCATCGCGGCGTCACCGAATCAACCGAATCGCTCCTTTTTGAAGCAGCAATTCGATATCGGCAAGCAGAAGCAGTTCTCGCTGTCCATCCTGAAGCAGATGCAATACGACTTCGAAGCAGGCCGGTTGGACGAAACCGTGCACCCATTCGCAACGGCGCTGAACCCTGGCGATGTGCGGATTACGACACGTTATTTGCCAGATGACATCACATCGGCGCTTTTCGGAACGATTCATGAAGGCGGACACGCCCTCTATGAGCAAAATATTTCAACGGATCTCGTCGGCACGAATCTCTGTTCAGGAACCTCGATGGGTATTCATGAGTCCCAGTCCCGCTTCTGGGAAAATGTGATCGGACGCAGCCAAGCGTTCTGGCAACGCTACTATGGTGAGCTTCAATCAACTTTTGCTGGGCAAATTGATGATGTAGGCGTCGATGATTTCTACCGCGCGATCAATCATATCGAGCCATCCTTGATCCGAATTGAAGCGGATGAATTAACGTATAACTTACATATCATGATTCGCTATGAGCTGGAAAAAGGGTTATTCAGCGGCACCCTAGCCGTCGCAGATTTGCCTGCGGCATGGAATGCCAAATATGAGGAATATTTGGGTGTCACACCTGCGAATGACGGCGAGGGCGTCCTGCAGGACGTTCACTGGTCGGGCGGCGCTTTCGGGTACTTCCCGTCTTATGCGCTTGGGAATATGTACGCGGCGCAATTCACGAACACGCTGCGCAAGGAGCTGCCGAACTTCGACAACTTGATCGCGGAGGGCAACCTCGCACCGATCAAAGCATGGTTAACCGAGAAGGTGTATCAACATGGCAAATTGTTGACACCGAACGAAATTATCCGAAAAGTTACAGGCGAAGCGTTGAACCCAGATTATTTGGTAGCGTATTTGGAAGACAAATATGCCAAGGTTTACGGTATTTAA
- a CDS encoding ABC transporter ATP-binding protein, which translates to MNIIELKDITKTYRRGAEDLPILRNISLSVADGDFVAIIGPSGSGKSTLMNTIGLLDVPTSGSYTLDGVVTEHMSDNALAELRNQKIGFIFQQFNLLPRLTAMENVELPMIYAGISKKERKQRAHDMLKMLGMGERGHHRPSELSGGQQQRVAIARALAISPSLILADEPTGALDSRTGEEVLELILQLNAQGNTIVLITHDHHIADNAKRVVALRDGVIIDDYRNSSKRNIQQQEVSV; encoded by the coding sequence TTGAATATCATTGAACTGAAAGACATTACGAAAACCTATCGACGCGGTGCGGAAGATCTTCCTATTTTGCGTAATATATCGCTTTCTGTTGCCGATGGTGATTTCGTAGCCATTATTGGTCCCAGTGGATCAGGCAAATCGACGCTTATGAATACAATCGGACTGCTGGATGTACCCACGTCTGGCAGCTACACCTTAGATGGTGTCGTTACTGAGCACATGAGTGATAATGCGTTAGCAGAGCTCAGGAATCAGAAGATCGGGTTTATTTTCCAGCAGTTTAATTTGCTGCCACGTTTAACCGCCATGGAAAATGTTGAACTCCCGATGATCTATGCGGGCATTTCGAAGAAAGAGCGGAAACAGAGAGCGCATGACATGCTGAAAATGCTCGGCATGGGCGAGCGCGGACATCATCGTCCGAGCGAGCTGTCAGGTGGTCAGCAGCAGCGGGTTGCGATTGCGCGTGCCTTAGCGATTTCACCTTCCTTGATCCTGGCCGATGAGCCGACAGGGGCTTTGGATTCGCGGACGGGGGAAGAAGTGCTGGAACTCATCCTGCAACTTAACGCCCAAGGGAACACGATCGTCTTGATTACGCACGATCATCATATTGCCGATAATGCGAAAAGGGTTGTTGCCCTCCGAGACGGCGTCATCATTGATGATTATCGCAATAGCTCGAAGCGCAATATCCAGCAGCAAGAGGTGAGCGTATGA
- a CDS encoding beta-class carbonic anhydrase, which yields MSLINEILDYNKEFVETKQYQEFLTTKFPDKRMVVVTCMDTRLVELLPKAMNLHNGDAKILKNAGAIISHPFGSLMRSIIVAVYQLEADEVFVIGHYDCGMTGLNSDNVIEKVKARGVSDEVIDTLGHAGIDLNRWLTGFNHVREGIEKSVNIIRNHPLLPKNLPVHGLIIDPETGRLDLVDSGYDAKAE from the coding sequence ATGTCATTGATTAACGAGATTTTAGATTACAACAAAGAGTTCGTAGAAACGAAGCAGTATCAAGAGTTTTTGACGACCAAATTTCCAGACAAGCGTATGGTCGTTGTTACTTGTATGGATACGAGGCTCGTTGAACTACTTCCGAAAGCCATGAATTTACATAATGGTGATGCGAAAATTCTTAAAAATGCCGGCGCGATCATTTCGCACCCTTTCGGAAGCTTGATGCGGAGTATCATCGTGGCTGTATATCAGTTGGAAGCTGACGAAGTGTTCGTGATCGGTCATTACGATTGCGGGATGACAGGACTTAATTCCGATAATGTCATTGAGAAAGTCAAAGCAAGAGGCGTCTCCGACGAGGTCATTGATACGTTGGGCCATGCAGGCATCGACCTCAATCGCTGGTTAACTGGGTTTAATCATGTGCGTGAAGGAATTGAGAAAAGTGTAAATATTATTCGCAATCATCCGCTGCTTCCTAAGAACCTTCCTGTCCATGGACTTATCATTGATCCTGAGACAGGGCGCTTGGATCTGGTCGATTCTGGCTATGATGCTAAAGCTGAATAA
- a CDS encoding efflux RND transporter periplasmic adaptor subunit: protein MKWVRSKWFIVLVAICVCAGGTYAYMAKGKKTKTAVTKEVTFEVKKGNIRSSVSGTAQFEPKDTQTITSTENANIKAIHLTRNQAVKAGDVLIELTSSTLENDLQDAKLTLEQMTKDLDTLQGQKGLMGVTAPISGKLTYANVDLGSTINKSTKIATIGDASKLTVTLPFFLEDASQLHKGDLVDLTVDGFMITKTGTITAISKDPKSDGKGGKLVDIDIQVTNDNSMDAGQNVMASAAIGGRTADSQGKAALQYSQVATVLAGTTGSISTLPFKTGAIVRKGDLIASFANDTLDDSILTAQSALERQKLKVTAAQDKVDSLKIVAPFDGVFSTDFVNKKNDILSSFRVGTKVPSGTQFGAVASFAKMQLPVQVDELDLPNIKVGMKAEIKVDSFPGRTFPAEVTQVSTVGTTTNGVTFYDVVLATENKDNILKYGMTATGEILIQDKKDALYIPPEALQLSRGKRSVTLKKADGTNETEHEVKIGIRSSTQIEITEGLKEGDKVVLPQAIKRQQNLSQDEINRLRQQFQQNGGGAGGFGGGGGGFQGGGAGGAGGAGGGGNGGNGGGNARTNAGGGGGGAR, encoded by the coding sequence ATTTGCGTTTGTGCGGGTGGGACTTATGCTTACATGGCAAAAGGGAAGAAAACCAAAACCGCAGTAACGAAAGAAGTCACTTTCGAAGTCAAAAAGGGGAATATTCGCTCCTCCGTATCAGGCACCGCGCAATTTGAACCGAAGGATACGCAAACCATTACTTCTACAGAGAATGCGAACATTAAGGCGATTCACTTGACGCGCAACCAGGCGGTCAAAGCGGGAGATGTTCTTATCGAGCTTACGAGTTCGACGTTAGAGAACGATCTTCAGGATGCTAAGCTCACGCTGGAGCAAATGACCAAGGATTTGGATACCCTTCAGGGGCAAAAGGGATTGATGGGTGTTACCGCTCCGATCAGCGGCAAGCTGACGTATGCGAATGTTGATCTGGGATCAACCATCAATAAATCAACCAAAATTGCGACTATTGGCGATGCCAGCAAGTTAACGGTGACGTTACCGTTCTTCCTGGAGGATGCTTCGCAATTACATAAAGGTGATCTTGTCGATCTGACTGTAGACGGCTTCATGATCACCAAAACGGGCACGATTACTGCCATTTCCAAAGATCCGAAATCGGACGGAAAAGGCGGCAAACTCGTCGACATCGACATTCAAGTTACGAACGACAATTCCATGGATGCAGGACAAAATGTGATGGCCTCGGCTGCCATTGGCGGTCGTACAGCGGATTCACAAGGAAAGGCCGCACTTCAATACAGCCAAGTAGCGACGGTTCTTGCGGGGACGACAGGAAGTATCTCCACGCTTCCGTTCAAAACTGGCGCCATTGTCCGCAAAGGCGATCTCATTGCCAGCTTCGCGAACGATACGCTTGATGACAGCATTCTGACGGCACAATCTGCTTTAGAGCGTCAGAAACTGAAAGTCACAGCAGCACAAGATAAAGTCGATTCGTTGAAAATCGTTGCACCGTTCGATGGTGTGTTCTCAACGGACTTCGTCAACAAAAAGAACGATATTTTAAGCTCGTTCCGTGTCGGAACGAAAGTGCCGAGCGGTACGCAGTTCGGTGCTGTTGCCAGCTTTGCGAAAATGCAATTGCCGGTTCAAGTGGATGAGCTGGATCTTCCGAACATTAAAGTCGGGATGAAAGCTGAGATTAAGGTAGATTCCTTCCCCGGCCGGACGTTCCCAGCCGAAGTGACGCAAGTGTCCACGGTAGGAACAACGACGAATGGCGTTACGTTCTATGATGTTGTTCTAGCGACTGAGAACAAAGATAATATCTTGAAATATGGGATGACCGCAACAGGCGAAATTTTGATTCAGGATAAAAAGGATGCGCTCTATATCCCGCCTGAGGCGCTGCAACTTTCGCGGGGGAAACGTTCGGTCACGCTGAAGAAAGCGGATGGCACGAATGAGACCGAGCATGAAGTGAAGATTGGGATTCGCTCTTCCACACAAATTGAAATTACGGAAGGTCTGAAAGAAGGGGACAAAGTTGTTCTTCCTCAGGCAATAAAAAGACAACAAAACTTAAGTCAAGATGAAATCAATCGTTTACGTCAACAATTCCAACAAAATGGCGGCGGCGCAGGCGGATTTGGCGGAGGAGGCGGAGGCTTCCAAGGCGGCGGTGCAGGAGGAGCTGGTGGCGCTGGTGGTGGCGGTAACGGTGGCAACGGCGGCGGTAACGCCCGGACTAATGCTGGTGGCGGTGGCGGCGGAGCCAGATAA
- a CDS encoding iron-sulfur cluster biosynthesis family protein: protein MYITFTDTALERLTPFTANNNTLLKLVFDTEGCGCSVNGVPTLWLVPEASKEDATAETNAFPLIYKAKDEIFFEENMKIDYHEATKSYILKSNNQIYNAGMSLVDKR, encoded by the coding sequence ATGTATATCACTTTTACAGATACTGCCTTAGAACGTCTTACACCATTCACTGCGAATAACAATACGCTTTTGAAGCTCGTTTTTGATACAGAAGGCTGCGGCTGTTCCGTCAACGGTGTCCCTACCTTGTGGCTTGTCCCTGAAGCTTCTAAGGAAGATGCTACGGCTGAAACCAACGCTTTCCCACTGATCTATAAGGCGAAGGATGAAATTTTTTTCGAGGAAAACATGAAAATCGACTACCATGAAGCAACGAAATCTTATATACTGAAGAGTAATAATCAGATTTACAACGCGGGTATGAGCTTAGTCGATAAACGATAA